A window of bacterium genomic DNA:
GCTCCGCCGTCATCGCGAGCGCGTCTCTATAGAAGGCGGCGAGCCGGTCGGGAGCGTCGCTCAGGATTTGGAGGTGATCCAGGCGCGCGGACCCTTCGGCCATGCCGGAGGCCGCTCCCCTCGGCGCGCGGACGGGTCTTGCCATCGCGGTGAAGAGATTCGCCGCGGAGGGGCGAACACCTCAGGCGGCACGAGTCCCGCCGGTCCGTCCGGCCGGGGCGCCGCTAGATTTTCTCGCCCAGCAACCGGCCGATCTCTCGCTCCGTCACGTCGTAGTCGCCTTCACCGATGTGGGTGTAGCGGAGCTGTCCGCGCTTGTCGACCAGGTACAGGGTCGGCCAATAGTCGTTGTGGTAGGCGTTCCAAATCCGGCGGTCGTTGTCCATCACGACCGGGTAGGCGATCCCGAGCCGGGCGACGGCCTCGCGCACGTAGTCGATCTTCCCCTCGTGGGCGAACTCGGGTGTGTGCACGCCGACGAGAACGAGTCCCCGGCCGCCGTATCGGGCGTACCACTCTTTTAGGTGCGGCAGCACGTTCAGGCAGTTCTCGCAGCCCGCCGTCCACATCTCCACGCCTACGACTTTTCCGCGCAGCGAGGCGATGGTGAGCGGACGGCCGTCGGTGTTGAACCACGGTCCGCCGCCGCTGAGCTCCGGGGCCGCGGTGGCCGCCTGCGCCCGCGCGACCGGCGAGAGCAGCCCGGACAGCATGTTCACCGCCGGCGCCCCCGCCACTGCCGCCGCCAACGCCCAGACCAAGACAAGTGTTCGCATCGCGTTCCTCCAGCTGAGTGTGTCGCGTCACGCTCCACGCTACCCGGCCTGTGTTAAGCCCTGATAACGGCCGTTACCCGCGGGTCTTGGAG
This region includes:
- a CDS encoding redoxin domain-containing protein produces the protein MRTLVLVWALAAAVAGAPAVNMLSGLLSPVARAQAATAAPELSGGGPWFNTDGRPLTIASLRGKVVGVEMWTAGCENCLNVLPHLKEWYARYGGRGLVLVGVHTPEFAHEGKIDYVREAVARLGIAYPVVMDNDRRIWNAYHNDYWPTLYLVDKRGQLRYTHIGEGDYDVTEREIGRLLGEKI